In Geotalea uraniireducens, one genomic interval encodes:
- a CDS encoding NAD-glutamate dehydrogenase domain-containing protein translates to MSAATTAGRTQRAEQAENRRWLREQMNPYFFIAMKDEPAALAMLTRELGALRHNRRLLLADREKAIIMAMVNRPGTLYETLRRVQEREISYAMIAHSNDPIPGREEALEIQRFEFDRKSNEEILAGAGTIVPPEVCRRVAAALRRYYPDFDHKELERLLRILWQNNDNYVRVSPPRRVAQVLRLFQEANRRGGLYLDVEPMENGGAHESRVFFAVANPPQKDFLLQVMEVFYRLSLGVNRAYCLTISNGVHPYFLGTFYVRQHDGGVIAKEAEIFARLREELYNTQVLATRSHTYREFVTSGLMSGEDASLVNAFIAFCHTNLAHNQPDRFGLDDVRSAFHAHPEIALQLVQLFRTRFDPELADRESVYATALAAADREVAEYNTGHRYLDEIRRAIFRCCLTFIRHTLKSNFFVLEKQALSFRLDPAYLTELGPACTADLPPAAPFRVTFFFSRYGFGYHIGFSDIARGGWRTVIARTPDDFVTNANTLFRENFVLAHTQHLKNKDIYEGGSKLVVMLDASDLMRGHEREMETWRLFKLQYGILNAFLDIFITAAGVAKHPRVVDYYREDEPIELGPDENMHDSMIETIARVSKRRGYLLGIGIMSSKRVGINHKEYGVTSTGVVTFAEITMAELGIDIRRDPFSIKFTGGPNGDVAGNAMRILLDRSPQVKIALILDGTAALCDPAGADHTELRRILLKEDLDAFAPTALHPGGFMLFRTGSRREGLRELFRKVTRTAAGLSEEWISLDEFSKEFDELVFTVPADLFIPGGGRPETIDKENWQRFLQADGTPSARAIVEGANSFLTPEARVQLQQHGVLIMRDASANKCGVISSSYEIIANLLLSEQEFLDEKERYVADVLAILEQRAGDEARLILRRHRENPALLCTEISNSLSSEINANYARLFRFFQARPELCRQPLYRRAILAHLPQLIRDEPRFRRRLGQLPQKYLSAILAAELGASLVYKGDREAEFEDAIRLHLQRNFRAGGQ, encoded by the coding sequence ATGAGCGCGGCAACGACGGCGGGCAGGACCCAGCGGGCCGAGCAGGCGGAAAACCGCCGCTGGCTCCGGGAACAGATGAACCCCTACTTTTTCATCGCCATGAAGGACGAACCGGCGGCTCTGGCGATGCTGACCCGGGAGCTCGGCGCCCTCCGCCACAACCGGCGGCTGCTGCTCGCCGACCGGGAGAAGGCGATCATCATGGCGATGGTCAACCGGCCGGGAACCCTTTACGAGACCCTCCGCCGGGTCCAGGAGCGGGAGATCTCCTACGCGATGATCGCCCACTCGAACGACCCGATCCCGGGACGGGAGGAGGCGCTGGAGATCCAGCGCTTCGAATTCGACCGGAAGAGCAACGAGGAGATCCTGGCCGGCGCCGGCACCATCGTCCCGCCGGAGGTCTGCCGCCGGGTGGCGGCGGCGCTGCGCCGCTATTACCCCGATTTCGACCATAAGGAACTGGAGCGGCTGCTGCGGATCCTCTGGCAGAACAACGACAACTACGTCCGGGTTTCGCCCCCGCGGCGGGTTGCCCAGGTGCTGCGGCTGTTCCAGGAGGCAAACCGGCGCGGCGGCCTTTATCTGGACGTCGAACCGATGGAGAACGGCGGCGCCCACGAATCGCGGGTCTTCTTCGCCGTCGCCAACCCGCCGCAGAAGGATTTCCTCCTCCAGGTGATGGAGGTCTTCTACCGGCTCAGTCTCGGGGTGAACCGGGCCTACTGCCTGACCATCTCCAACGGCGTCCACCCGTACTTCCTCGGCACTTTTTACGTCCGGCAGCACGACGGCGGAGTGATCGCCAAAGAGGCCGAGATCTTCGCCCGGCTCCGCGAAGAGCTCTACAACACCCAGGTGCTGGCGACCCGCTCCCACACCTACCGGGAGTTCGTCACCAGCGGCCTGATGAGCGGCGAGGACGCCTCGCTGGTCAACGCCTTCATCGCTTTCTGCCACACCAACCTGGCCCACAACCAGCCGGACCGCTTCGGCCTCGACGATGTCCGGAGCGCTTTCCACGCCCACCCGGAAATCGCCCTCCAGCTGGTGCAGCTGTTCCGGACCCGCTTCGACCCCGAGCTTGCCGACCGGGAGAGCGTCTATGCCACGGCACTGGCCGCCGCCGACCGGGAGGTGGCGGAGTACAATACCGGCCACCGTTACCTGGACGAGATCCGCCGGGCGATCTTCCGCTGTTGCCTGACGTTTATCCGCCACACCCTGAAGAGCAACTTCTTCGTCCTGGAAAAGCAGGCCCTCTCCTTCCGTCTCGACCCCGCCTACCTGACAGAGCTCGGCCCGGCCTGCACCGCCGACCTGCCGCCGGCGGCGCCGTTCCGGGTCACCTTCTTCTTCAGCCGCTACGGCTTCGGCTACCACATCGGCTTCTCCGACATCGCCCGCGGCGGCTGGCGGACGGTGATCGCCCGCACCCCCGACGACTTCGTCACCAACGCCAACACCCTCTTCCGGGAGAACTTCGTCCTCGCCCATACCCAGCACCTGAAGAACAAGGACATCTACGAGGGGGGCTCGAAGCTGGTGGTGATGCTCGACGCGTCGGACCTGATGCGTGGCCACGAGCGGGAGATGGAAACCTGGCGGCTTTTCAAGCTCCAGTACGGGATCCTCAACGCCTTCCTCGACATCTTCATCACCGCCGCCGGCGTGGCCAAGCACCCGCGGGTGGTCGACTACTACCGGGAGGACGAGCCGATCGAGCTCGGCCCCGACGAGAACATGCACGACTCGATGATCGAGACCATCGCCCGGGTGTCGAAGCGGCGCGGCTACCTGCTCGGCATCGGCATCATGTCGAGCAAGCGGGTCGGCATCAACCACAAGGAGTACGGTGTCACCTCCACCGGGGTGGTGACCTTCGCCGAGATCACCATGGCCGAACTCGGCATCGACATCCGCCGCGACCCGTTCAGCATCAAGTTCACCGGCGGCCCCAACGGCGACGTGGCGGGGAACGCCATGCGCATCCTGCTCGACCGCTCGCCGCAGGTGAAGATCGCCCTGATCCTCGACGGCACTGCCGCCCTCTGCGACCCGGCGGGCGCAGACCATACCGAGCTGCGCCGCATTCTTCTCAAGGAAGATCTGGACGCCTTTGCGCCGACGGCGCTCCACCCCGGCGGCTTCATGCTCTTCCGCACCGGCAGCCGCCGCGAGGGGCTGCGGGAGCTTTTCCGGAAGGTGACCAGGACCGCCGCCGGTCTCAGCGAAGAGTGGATCTCCCTCGATGAGTTCTCCAAGGAGTTCGACGAGCTGGTCTTCACCGTCCCCGCCGACCTGTTCATCCCCGGCGGCGGCCGCCCCGAGACCATCGACAAGGAGAACTGGCAGCGCTTCCTCCAGGCCGACGGCACCCCCTCGGCCCGGGCGATCGTCGAGGGGGCCAACTCGTTCCTTACCCCCGAGGCCCGGGTCCAGCTCCAGCAGCACGGAGTGCTGATCATGCGCGACGCCTCGGCCAACAAATGCGGCGTCATCTCCTCCTCCTACGAGATCATCGCCAACCTGCTGCTCAGCGAACAGGAGTTCCTGGACGAGAAGGAGCGCTACGTCGCCGACGTGCTGGCGATCCTCGAACAGCGGGCCGGCGACGAGGCGCGGCTGATCCTCCGGCGCCACCGGGAGAACCCGGCGCTGCTCTGCACCGAGATTTCCAACAGCCTGAGCAGCGAGATCAACGCCAACTACGCCCGGCTGTTCCGCTTTTTCCAGGCGCGCCCCGAGCTCTGCCGGCAACCGCTCTACCGCCGGGCGATCCTCGCCCACCTGCCGCAGCTGATCCGCGACGAGCCCCGTTTCCGCCGCCGGCTCGGCCAACTGCCGCAGAAGTATCTCTCGGCGATCCTTGCCGCCGAGCTCGGCGCCTCGCTGGTCTACAAGGGAGACCGGGAAGCCGAGTTCGAGGACGCGATCCGGCTCCACCTGCAGCGCAATTTCCGAGCCGGGGGTCAGTAA
- a CDS encoding MOSC domain-containing protein produces MGATVIAVCISRNKGERKTPVAQVELRENHGIVGDAHAGEWHRQVSLLARESIDKMRALGLDVDNGDFAENITTVGIELPALPVGTRLAVGETLLEVTQIGKECHTRCAIYQQAGDCVMPKEGIFARVLRGGMVQPGDPVHLR; encoded by the coding sequence ATGGGCGCAACAGTGATTGCCGTCTGCATCAGTCGCAACAAGGGGGAGCGGAAAACCCCGGTAGCACAGGTGGAGCTGCGGGAAAACCACGGCATCGTCGGCGATGCCCATGCCGGGGAGTGGCACCGCCAGGTAAGCCTGCTGGCGCGGGAAAGCATCGACAAGATGCGGGCGTTGGGGCTCGACGTCGACAACGGCGATTTCGCCGAAAATATCACCACCGTCGGGATCGAACTGCCGGCGCTGCCGGTCGGGACCCGGCTGGCGGTGGGGGAGACGCTCCTGGAAGTGACCCAGATCGGCAAGGAGTGCCATACCCGCTGCGCTATCTATCAGCAGGCGGGGGACTGTGTCATGCCGAAGGAAGGAATCTTCGCCCGGGTCCTCCGCGGCGGCATGGTGCAGCCGGGCGATCCGGTGCACCTCCGTTGA
- the moaA gene encoding GTP 3',8-cyclase MoaA, with product MPLTDGYGRRINYLRLSVTDRCNLRCRYCMPAAGVAKLGHDDILRYEELYRIARAAVAIGIEKIRVTGGEPLVRKGLVPFLARLAALPGLRQLVLTTNGLLLPELAADLRRAGVQRLNVSLDSLRSATFRQIARTGELQRVLDGLAAAEAAGFPPPKINMVVMRGINDDEVVDFARLTLTRPYQVRFIEYMPATREENWQALTVAGREILARIGAEFSLEPVAKGELAGPAEEFRIPGAAGTIGVISAVSGHFCGDCNRIRVTSTGLAKGCLFADDAFDLRPFIAAEPAVLEELLRRLVGCKPARHGLAPEQAAHRPFSMAKVGG from the coding sequence ATGCCCCTCACCGACGGCTACGGCCGGCGCATCAACTATCTCCGGCTTTCGGTCACCGACCGCTGCAATCTCCGCTGCCGCTACTGCATGCCGGCCGCTGGCGTGGCCAAGCTCGGCCATGACGACATCCTCCGCTACGAGGAGTTGTACCGGATCGCCCGGGCGGCCGTCGCCATCGGTATCGAGAAGATCCGGGTCACCGGCGGCGAACCGCTGGTGCGCAAGGGACTGGTGCCGTTCCTGGCGCGGCTGGCAGCGTTGCCGGGCCTCAGACAGCTGGTCCTGACCACCAACGGCCTGCTGTTGCCAGAACTGGCGGCCGACCTGCGCCGGGCCGGCGTCCAGCGGCTCAACGTCAGCCTCGATTCCCTCCGTTCCGCCACCTTCCGCCAGATTGCCCGCACCGGCGAGCTGCAGCGGGTGCTGGACGGCCTTGCCGCCGCCGAAGCCGCCGGCTTCCCGCCGCCCAAGATCAACATGGTGGTGATGCGGGGCATCAACGACGACGAGGTGGTCGACTTTGCCCGGCTGACCCTGACCAGGCCCTATCAGGTCCGCTTCATCGAGTACATGCCCGCCACCCGCGAGGAGAACTGGCAGGCGCTGACGGTGGCGGGACGGGAGATCCTGGCCCGGATCGGCGCCGAGTTTTCGCTGGAACCGGTGGCGAAGGGGGAGTTGGCCGGGCCGGCGGAGGAGTTTCGCATCCCCGGCGCGGCCGGGACCATCGGGGTGATCAGTGCCGTCTCCGGTCACTTCTGCGGCGATTGCAACCGGATTCGGGTCACCTCCACCGGGCTGGCCAAGGGGTGCCTCTTTGCCGACGATGCCTTCGATCTCCGGCCGTTTATCGCCGCCGAGCCCGCCGTACTCGAAGAGCTGCTCCGTCGGCTGGTCGGCTGCAAACCGGCTCGGCACGGGCTGGCACCGGAGCAGGCGGCGCACCGGCCGTTCTCCATGGCCAAAGTGGGAGGATGA
- the mobAB gene encoding bifunctional molybdenum cofactor guanylyltransferase MobA/molybdopterin-guanine dinucleotide biosynthesis adaptor protein MobB — protein sequence MSELYHDVTGIVLAGGKSRRMGRDKALLPFGGRPLASRSVEACRALFARTLLVGGARAELRALGVPVIADDCPGSPLGGLITALRHAGTPWIFALACDLPWPEPRLMARLVELRIGYDVVVPRSAAGYEPLCAVYGSGCLAPLERLLAAGTLRLFDLYPLVRTRVVPLAELAELVTPGRTFVNINTPEEFAMISSQEERKTVQAVSFVAKSGTGKTTLLEQVIAELKARGYRVGAIKHDAHRFDIDHPGKDSYRFTAAGADTMLISSPEKLALVKRHAAAPPIEELLATYFGDVDIVLTEGFKMSGLPKIEVHRRDRSATLLCRGEENDPTLLAVASDEPLALDVPVLDLNEPRRVADFVEARFLR from the coding sequence ATGAGCGAGCTGTACCACGACGTGACCGGCATCGTCCTCGCCGGCGGCAAGAGCCGACGGATGGGGCGCGACAAGGCGCTACTCCCCTTCGGCGGGCGGCCGCTGGCCAGCCGCTCCGTCGAGGCCTGCCGGGCGCTGTTTGCCCGGACCCTGCTGGTGGGAGGGGCGCGGGCGGAGCTCCGGGCGCTGGGGGTGCCGGTCATCGCCGACGACTGTCCCGGCAGCCCCCTCGGCGGCCTGATTACCGCCCTGCGCCATGCCGGTACCCCCTGGATCTTTGCCCTGGCCTGCGACCTGCCCTGGCCCGAACCACGGCTGATGGCCCGGCTGGTAGAGCTCCGGATCGGCTACGACGTTGTCGTCCCCCGCTCCGCTGCCGGCTACGAGCCGCTCTGCGCCGTCTACGGCAGCGGCTGCCTGGCGCCGCTGGAACGGCTCCTGGCGGCCGGCACCCTGCGGCTGTTCGATCTTTATCCCCTGGTACGGACCCGGGTCGTTCCGCTGGCCGAACTGGCCGAGCTGGTCACGCCGGGGAGGACCTTCGTCAATATCAATACTCCCGAGGAGTTTGCCATGATCAGCAGTCAGGAAGAGCGGAAAACGGTGCAAGCGGTTTCGTTCGTCGCCAAGTCGGGGACGGGGAAGACAACCCTGCTGGAGCAGGTGATTGCCGAGTTGAAGGCCCGCGGTTACCGGGTCGGCGCCATCAAGCACGATGCCCACCGCTTCGACATCGACCACCCCGGGAAGGACTCCTACCGTTTCACCGCCGCCGGCGCCGATACGATGCTCATCTCGTCGCCGGAAAAACTGGCGCTGGTCAAGCGCCACGCCGCCGCCCCGCCGATCGAGGAGCTGCTGGCGACGTATTTCGGCGACGTCGACATCGTTCTGACCGAGGGGTTCAAGATGAGCGGCCTGCCGAAAATCGAGGTGCACCGGCGGGATCGGAGTGCCACCCTCCTCTGCCGGGGGGAGGAGAATGACCCGACGCTCCTGGCGGTGGCCAGCGACGAGCCGCTGGCGCTGGATGTGCCGGTGCTCGACCTCAACGAGCCGCGCCGGGTGGCCGATTTCGTCGAGGCGCGCTTTCTCCGCTGA